A DNA window from Streptomyces bacillaris contains the following coding sequences:
- a CDS encoding GntR family transcriptional regulator: MPRDTPYLQVADKIRTRVMAGEWSVGDKLPSRARFAEEYGVGQSVAQRAMERLIIEGILEGRAGSGTYVRKARQRLRMVRSRLRQDRIGSPFRHNLKDQGSDGTWECNSRARVPATEDIAARLAIEPGDLCVMTHYEFLANGQPAQLATSWEPMAITGGTPILLPEMGPRGKIGVVARMRSIDVNISTALEMPRPARATREQANFLGISVGDLITQLERIYFDADGRPVETADIIVPDIRWEIAYEIDVDDSRF; the protein is encoded by the coding sequence ATGCCTCGCGATACCCCGTACTTGCAGGTGGCCGACAAGATCCGCACCCGGGTGATGGCGGGTGAGTGGAGTGTCGGCGACAAGCTGCCGTCTCGCGCCCGGTTCGCCGAGGAGTACGGCGTCGGTCAGTCCGTGGCCCAGCGCGCGATGGAGCGCCTGATCATCGAGGGCATCCTCGAAGGCCGTGCCGGATCGGGCACCTACGTCCGCAAAGCCCGCCAGCGCCTCAGGATGGTCCGCTCCCGCCTCCGCCAGGATCGTATCGGCTCCCCGTTCCGCCACAACCTGAAGGACCAGGGGTCCGACGGCACCTGGGAGTGCAACAGCCGGGCGAGGGTCCCCGCCACCGAGGACATCGCCGCACGGCTGGCGATCGAACCGGGCGACCTCTGCGTCATGACGCACTACGAGTTCCTCGCGAACGGCCAGCCCGCCCAACTCGCCACCAGCTGGGAGCCGATGGCCATCACCGGCGGCACGCCCATCCTGCTCCCCGAGATGGGACCGCGGGGCAAGATCGGCGTCGTCGCCCGTATGCGGTCGATCGACGTCAACATCTCCACCGCCCTCGAAATGCCGCGCCCGGCCCGCGCCACCCGCGAGCAGGCCAACTTCCTCGGCATCTCCGTGGGCGATCTGATCACTCAGCTGGAGCGCATCTACTTCGATGCCGACGGCCGTCCGGTGGAGACCGCCGACATCATCGTGCCGGACATCCGCTGGGAGATCGCGTACGAGATCGACGTCGACGACTCCCGGTTCTGA
- a CDS encoding putative protein N(5)-glutamine methyltransferase: MLLPSSLSSLSATADVLRRAGCVFAEDEAALLHEAAASPEELALLVGRRVGGLPLEHVLGWAEFCGRRFAVDAGVFVPRRRTEFLVRHAVVLAPDPAVVVDLCCGSGALGAALAGALGRVELHACDVEPAAVRCARRNLAGLGVVHEGDLFGPLPERLLGRVDVLLANVPYVPSADVELLPAEARVHEPRVALDGGGDGLDVMRRVAADAPRWLAPGGSLLVEASERQRDAAMEVLRGAGLSPRVVVCEELYATVVIGTAGTRDPVGRGRVPNPAGQD; encoded by the coding sequence ATGCTGCTTCCCTCTTCGCTCAGTTCCCTTTCCGCCACCGCCGATGTCCTGCGCCGCGCCGGCTGCGTCTTCGCCGAGGACGAGGCCGCGCTGCTCCATGAGGCCGCCGCCTCCCCGGAGGAGCTGGCCCTGCTCGTCGGGCGGCGGGTCGGCGGGCTGCCGCTCGAACACGTGCTGGGCTGGGCCGAGTTCTGCGGGCGCCGGTTCGCCGTGGATGCCGGGGTGTTCGTGCCGCGGCGGCGTACGGAGTTCCTGGTGCGTCATGCCGTCGTGCTCGCCCCGGACCCGGCTGTCGTCGTCGACCTCTGTTGCGGTTCGGGTGCCCTCGGGGCCGCCCTGGCCGGGGCCCTGGGCCGGGTCGAGCTGCACGCCTGTGATGTCGAGCCCGCTGCCGTGCGGTGTGCCCGGCGGAATCTGGCGGGGCTCGGGGTGGTCCATGAGGGGGATCTGTTCGGGCCGCTGCCGGAGCGGTTGCTCGGGCGGGTCGATGTGCTGCTCGCCAATGTGCCGTACGTACCGAGCGCCGATGTGGAGCTGCTGCCCGCCGAGGCCCGGGTCCATGAGCCGCGCGTAGCCCTGGACGGGGGCGGGGACGGACTCGACGTCATGCGGCGGGTCGCCGCGGACGCGCCCCGGTGGCTCGCGCCCGGCGGGAGCCTGCTGGTGGAGGCGAGCGAGCGGCAGCGGGACGCGGCGATGGAGGTCCTGCGAGGGGCCGGGCTGAGCCCGCGGGTCGTGGTGTGCGAGGAGCTGTACGCCACCGTCGTCATCGGTACGGCGGGGACGCGGGACCCGGTGGGCCGTGGCCGCGTCCCGAATCCGGCCGGGCAGGACTAG
- a CDS encoding bifunctional [glutamine synthetase] adenylyltransferase/[glutamine synthetase]-adenylyl-L-tyrosine phosphorylase, whose translation MTAVPGRRSSTFIRLLRHGFTDPSAAERLLELDDLASVRSDPVLFEALGATADPDLALRGLVRLVEAEEEGERQVLLDTLITAKPLRDRLLGVLGASEALGDHLARHPRDWQALVTYEAVDLHPGVPEFERGLADAVDADSLRVAYRRCLLTLAARDVCGTTGIAQTAAELADLATATLRAALAIARTAAPEDAAQCRLAVIAMGKCGGQELNYVSDVDVIFVAEARDGVEEHKALQAATRVAAHMMRLCSETTAEGTIWEVDANLRPEGRNGPLVRTLSSHLAYYQRWAKTWEFQALLKARAVAGDPELGADYVDAVSPLVWQAADRENFVPDVQQMRRRVVDNIPADRIDRELKLGPGGLRDVEFAVQLLQLVHGRSDASLRSGTTLEALRALADGGYVGRADAAQLDEAYRFLRSMEHRIQLYRLRRTHLVPEGEADLRRLGRSLGMRTDPVAELNKAWRRHASVVRRLHEKIFYRPLLDAVAQLAPGESRLSAKAAAIRLEALGYADPAAALRHLEALSSGVSRKAAIQRTLLPVLLGWFADSADPDAGLLGFRKVSDALGKTPWYLRLLRDEGAAAENLARVLSAGRLAPDLLMRAPEAVAILGDPEGLTPRTREHLEQEVLAAVGRADGAESAVAVVRGVRRRELFRTTAADIIGSYGTEESPAEQDLGALVDRVGSAVTDLNAATIAGALRAAVRERWGDTLPTRFAVIGMGRFGGHELSYGSDADVLFVHRPREGVSDEEAGKAANAVVGEMRRLLQLPTADPPLLIDADLRPEGRTGPMVRTLKSYEAYYRRWSLVWESQALLRAEHMAGNAELGAEFIELVNPLRYPAEGLGEDAVREIRRLKARMESERMPRGADPTLHAKLGRGGLSDVEWTVQLLQMQHGWAEPGLRTTRTREALAAACAAGLIPGEDAEMLDEAWVLATRVRNAVMLVRGRPGDTFPSDPRELAAVGRYLGYEPGHVGDMLDDYRRITRRARAVVEERFYGAVS comes from the coding sequence ATGACGGCGGTGCCGGGGCGGAGAAGCAGTACGTTCATCAGGCTGCTGCGGCACGGATTCACCGACCCGTCCGCCGCGGAGCGGCTGCTGGAGCTGGACGACCTCGCCTCCGTACGGTCCGATCCGGTCCTCTTCGAGGCGCTCGGCGCCACCGCCGACCCCGATCTGGCCCTGCGCGGCCTCGTCCGGCTCGTCGAGGCCGAGGAGGAGGGCGAGCGGCAGGTGCTGCTCGACACCCTCATCACCGCCAAACCCCTGCGCGACCGGCTCCTCGGGGTGCTCGGGGCGTCCGAGGCGCTCGGTGACCACCTGGCCCGGCACCCGCGCGACTGGCAGGCGCTCGTCACGTACGAGGCGGTCGACCTGCACCCGGGGGTCCCCGAGTTCGAGCGCGGGCTCGCCGACGCCGTCGACGCGGACTCGCTCCGCGTCGCCTACCGCCGCTGCCTGCTCACCCTGGCCGCCCGGGACGTCTGCGGGACCACCGGCATCGCCCAGACCGCCGCCGAACTGGCCGACCTCGCCACCGCCACCCTCCGCGCCGCCCTCGCCATCGCCCGGACGGCCGCACCCGAGGACGCCGCGCAGTGCCGGCTCGCCGTCATCGCGATGGGCAAGTGCGGCGGGCAGGAGCTGAACTACGTCTCCGACGTCGACGTCATCTTCGTGGCCGAGGCCCGCGACGGCGTGGAGGAGCACAAGGCGCTCCAGGCCGCCACCCGGGTGGCCGCGCACATGATGCGGCTCTGCTCCGAGACCACCGCCGAGGGCACGATCTGGGAGGTCGACGCCAACCTCCGGCCCGAGGGCCGCAACGGGCCCCTCGTACGGACCCTCAGCTCCCACCTCGCCTACTACCAGCGGTGGGCGAAGACCTGGGAGTTCCAGGCGCTGCTGAAGGCGCGCGCGGTGGCCGGGGACCCGGAGCTGGGCGCGGACTACGTCGATGCCGTCTCCCCGCTCGTCTGGCAGGCCGCCGACCGGGAGAACTTCGTCCCCGACGTGCAGCAGATGCGCCGCCGCGTCGTCGACAACATCCCCGCCGACCGGATAGACCGTGAGCTGAAGCTCGGGCCCGGCGGGCTGCGGGACGTCGAATTCGCCGTGCAGCTCCTCCAGTTGGTGCACGGTCGCAGCGACGCGTCGCTGCGCAGCGGGACCACCCTGGAGGCGCTGCGGGCGCTGGCCGACGGCGGGTACGTGGGGCGCGCGGACGCCGCCCAGCTCGACGAGGCGTACCGCTTCCTGCGCTCCATGGAGCACCGCATCCAGCTCTACCGCCTGCGCCGCACCCATCTGGTCCCGGAGGGGGAGGCGGATCTGCGGCGGCTCGGGCGGTCGCTCGGGATGCGGACCGACCCGGTCGCGGAGCTGAACAAGGCGTGGCGGCGGCACGCGTCCGTCGTACGGCGGCTGCACGAGAAGATCTTCTACCGGCCGCTGCTGGACGCCGTCGCCCAACTGGCCCCCGGCGAGTCCCGGCTCAGCGCCAAGGCCGCCGCGATCCGGCTGGAGGCGCTGGGGTACGCGGACCCGGCGGCCGCCCTGCGCCACCTGGAGGCCCTGTCCTCCGGCGTCTCCCGCAAGGCGGCGATCCAGCGGACGCTGCTGCCCGTGCTGCTGGGCTGGTTCGCGGACTCCGCCGACCCGGACGCCGGGCTGCTCGGCTTCCGCAAGGTGTCCGACGCGCTGGGCAAGACCCCGTGGTACCTGCGGCTCCTGCGCGACGAGGGGGCGGCCGCGGAGAACCTCGCCCGGGTCCTCTCCGCCGGCCGCCTCGCCCCCGACCTGCTCATGCGGGCCCCGGAGGCGGTGGCGATCCTGGGCGACCCGGAGGGGCTGACCCCCCGCACCCGGGAGCACCTGGAGCAGGAGGTGCTGGCCGCGGTGGGGCGTGCGGACGGCGCGGAGTCGGCCGTCGCGGTGGTGCGCGGGGTGCGGCGGCGGGAGCTGTTCCGTACGACGGCCGCCGACATCATCGGCTCGTACGGTACGGAGGAGAGCCCGGCCGAGCAGGACCTCGGGGCCCTCGTCGACCGCGTCGGCTCCGCCGTCACCGACCTCAACGCCGCCACCATCGCGGGCGCGCTGCGGGCCGCCGTACGGGAGCGGTGGGGCGACACCCTGCCGACCCGGTTCGCCGTCATCGGCATGGGCCGCTTCGGTGGCCACGAGCTGAGTTACGGCTCCGACGCCGACGTCCTCTTCGTGCACCGGCCGCGCGAGGGGGTGAGCGACGAGGAGGCGGGCAAGGCGGCCAACGCGGTCGTGGGGGAGATGCGGCGGCTGCTGCAACTGCCCACCGCCGACCCGCCGTTGCTCATCGACGCCGACCTGCGCCCGGAGGGCAGGACCGGGCCGATGGTGCGGACGCTGAAGTCGTACGAGGCCTACTACCGGCGCTGGTCGCTGGTCTGGGAGAGCCAGGCGCTCCTGCGGGCCGAACACATGGCGGGCAACGCCGAGTTGGGCGCCGAGTTCATCGAGCTGGTGAACCCGTTGCGGTATCCGGCGGAGGGGCTCGGTGAGGACGCCGTACGGGAGATCCGCCGGCTCAAGGCGCGGATGGAGTCCGAACGGATGCCGCGCGGCGCCGACCCCACCCTCCATGCGAAGCTGGGCCGGGGCGGGCTGAGCGACGTCGAGTGGACCGTCCAACTGCTGCAGATGCAGCACGGATGGGCCGAGCCGGGGCTCCGGACGACCCGCACACGCGAGGCGCTGGCCGCCGCGTGCGCGGCCGGGCTGATCCCGGGCGAGGACGCGGAGATGCTGGACGAGGCGTGGGTGCTGGCCACGCGCGTGCGGAACGCGGTGATGCTGGTACGGGGTCGGCCGGGGGACACGTTCCCGTCCGACCCGCGGGAGCTGGCGGCGGTCGGGCGGTACCTGGGATACGAGCCAGGGCACGTCGGGGACATGCTGGACGACTACCGGCGGATCACGCGGCGGGCGCGGGCGGTGGTGGAGGAGCGGTTCTACGGGGCGGTGTCCTGA
- a CDS encoding transposase, giving the protein MTDEEWAAVRPLLPVPAWLKGRGGQPEGYCHRRLLDAIRCLVAGGISWRAMPADFPGWGRV; this is encoded by the coding sequence ATGACGGACGAGGAGTGGGCGGCCGTCCGGCCTTTGCTGCCGGTGCCGGCCTGGCTGAAGGGCCGGGGCGGGCAGCCCGAGGGCTACTGCCACCGTCGGCTGCTGGACGCGATCCGCTGCCTGGTCGCGGGCGGGATCTCCTGGCGGGCGATGCCCGCGGACTTTCCCGGCTGGGGCCGGGTCTAG
- a CDS encoding DUF6531 domain-containing protein, producing MTLAERRKQVAKDRHELSPMRGYMNAPERNAKGTPHGRPKTERIERGPAAETSAAAQRLAAAPENPISVSAWATAYPGMLSIGGQVKLPKRGSTYTGMWLYVLDEAGFPVVQQEIKKSTDDPSGDTPDTGAWCYDWWSSNSYPTDQCFWWAGSELGGILADGKKYYAWVFLNNADGSSPGGTTSPLVEAFYTPGIPGAAAGTCTCYAQAHRADPVNTATGMFYEQLTDASLTGPGVQLTLERTYRSDSTATGLLGRGWATPFDARLTLATGKVTYRTGDGASFVFTQAGDGTYTAPAGTTAKLVKGTSTYTVTTPDHTVRTFDSAGLLTSVVGAAGKGLSLTYASGKLASVKDAAGRTTSFTPGADGLLSKVSLPDGTSVSYGYTDGLLTSVTDPAGRTSSYTYDTNKRLSSYTDPGGGKVSNVYDSAGRVKSQTDQNGKTTTFAWDGKSESHTTAPDGGVWTDVYASNVLMQTIDPYGKSITYDYDRQLRPAAITDQRGNTTEMTYDTAGRMLTRTAPATLGYKESWGYDTAGNLTSHTDGRSNKTTYVYTANRLTSATDPTGGKTVYTYTALGSLETMTSPRGKVTRYGYDTAGNRTSVTTPLGKKTTFTYDKAGRVLTRTDPRGNTSGADPAAYTTKYTYDGRGLLSSATDALGRTTTYEYNGAEQLTAVRNPAGDTATLGYDDVGNLTRTTDQAGKSLTRTYDASGRLASETDAAGGKTTYTYDKVGRLLSSVSPRGNVSGTDPAAYTTSYVYDAVGNLTETTGPTGAITKTTYDAINRPLVVTDPLGHTTGYTYDANDNVTKTTDAAGKTTTAVHDKNNRLSSSTDQLGKTTTYAYDADGNLLSRTSPLGHKSSWTYDSDGRQATAVDPRGNATGADPAQYTTTYGYDPAGNPTKVTNPLGGVTTTAYDALGKLVERKDADGRITSYGYDDLDQLTKVTAPDGAVTAYGYDKLGNLTERTDANGHVTAYGYDATHRLTSVTDPLERKTTYAYDAEGNVTGKTTPRGTTGYTYDPRGLLTKIDYSDATPDATFGYDDAGQLTARANSKITEDFVYDSVGNLTKTRGFAYTYDAAGQMLTRKYSDGNTITYTYDADGRTATMAADGKATRYTWDPTGNLVTSALPNTETEDRTYDRAGRVTAVTATKAGATVTKTAMTLSAAGLPSRVDVTRAGVGTGGYDLTYDAAGRLTSGCAPQPWVTGCAAGRTTSYTYDKVGNRLTSTLGTVSTSYAYDAADQLTSTTTGTTTTAYDHDAEGNRTKAGADTYTYDLAGQISAATVGGAAYTYDHDASGNQVATLKDGTVTHRTQWDPNAPLPILATEYDSAWAVKQSYRYDPLGQPTATKTGAGALFFYHHDIQGSPVDVAGSTGTLYQRWAYDSFGTRVLNTTTSGAPASTPSYTGARYETSTGNLDLHARQYDTATGRFTRSDPAARDLSTPYVSAYAYADNVPSMLTDPSGLTPDDPNNDRVDSLGEALGIFGDAFVDVAKSPFVFLGDLEDAFTGENGGADAFIDKYLPVRPAYRLYRAEYMLRQQGCDALADLYAETTDELAQQLVLTGVGGLTGWRRTAVATERELQSGGSSFRRPRSEMDFELEWADHAYDAIRTNAQLDRVAQTAASRGYSAADINQIYNHLFVELHQLDAGMLRFDANPRIAKAWERLQNGNPHPSDFDLLAHELYESNWMRQHGDQNYRRAHQATLDAGRTWNEHAPAADGIGFR from the coding sequence ATGACGCTGGCCGAGCGCCGCAAGCAGGTCGCAAAGGACCGACACGAACTGTCGCCCATGCGGGGCTATATGAACGCGCCGGAGCGGAATGCCAAGGGCACGCCTCACGGCCGGCCAAAGACGGAGCGCATTGAGCGCGGTCCCGCCGCCGAGACGAGCGCGGCCGCGCAGCGCCTCGCCGCTGCTCCCGAGAACCCGATTTCGGTGTCGGCCTGGGCGACCGCGTACCCCGGCATGCTGTCGATCGGCGGGCAGGTGAAACTGCCGAAGCGGGGATCGACGTACACCGGGATGTGGCTGTACGTCCTGGACGAGGCGGGCTTCCCCGTCGTCCAGCAGGAGATCAAGAAGTCCACCGACGACCCCAGCGGGGACACCCCGGACACCGGCGCCTGGTGCTACGACTGGTGGTCGAGTAACTCATACCCCACCGACCAGTGCTTTTGGTGGGCCGGCAGTGAACTGGGCGGAATCCTGGCGGACGGCAAGAAGTACTACGCCTGGGTCTTCCTGAACAACGCCGACGGCTCGAGCCCGGGCGGCACCACCTCGCCGCTGGTGGAGGCCTTCTACACGCCCGGCATCCCCGGCGCAGCAGCGGGCACCTGCACCTGTTACGCCCAGGCCCACCGCGCCGACCCGGTCAACACGGCGACCGGCATGTTCTACGAGCAGCTCACCGACGCCTCTCTGACGGGTCCGGGGGTGCAGCTGACTCTGGAGCGCACCTATCGGTCGGACTCGACCGCCACCGGTCTGCTGGGGCGCGGCTGGGCGACGCCGTTCGACGCGCGGCTGACCCTCGCGACGGGGAAGGTGACGTACCGGACGGGCGACGGGGCGTCGTTCGTGTTCACGCAGGCGGGCGACGGCACGTACACGGCCCCGGCGGGCACGACGGCCAAGCTGGTCAAGGGGACGAGTACGTATACGGTCACCACCCCGGACCACACGGTGCGGACCTTCGACAGCGCCGGTCTGCTGACCTCCGTGGTCGGCGCAGCGGGCAAGGGCCTGAGCCTGACGTACGCGTCGGGCAAGCTCGCCTCTGTCAAGGACGCCGCCGGCCGCACCACTTCCTTCACACCCGGCGCCGACGGACTGCTGTCCAAGGTGAGCTTGCCGGACGGCACGTCGGTCTCGTACGGCTACACCGACGGCCTGCTGACCTCGGTAACCGACCCGGCGGGCAGGACGTCCTCGTACACGTACGACACGAACAAGCGGCTGTCGTCCTACACCGACCCGGGGGGCGGCAAAGTCAGCAACGTCTACGACAGCGCGGGCCGCGTCAAGTCCCAGACCGACCAGAACGGCAAGACCACCACGTTCGCCTGGGACGGCAAGAGCGAGTCGCACACTACCGCGCCCGACGGCGGCGTGTGGACCGACGTCTACGCCAGCAACGTCCTGATGCAGACGATCGACCCGTACGGCAAGAGCATCACCTACGACTACGACCGTCAGCTGCGCCCCGCTGCCATCACCGACCAGCGCGGCAACACCACGGAGATGACGTACGACACCGCGGGGCGGATGCTCACCCGCACCGCACCGGCCACGCTCGGCTACAAGGAGAGCTGGGGCTACGACACTGCGGGCAACCTCACCAGCCACACCGACGGCCGCAGCAACAAGACGACGTACGTGTACACCGCGAACCGGCTGACGTCGGCGACGGACCCGACGGGTGGCAAGACCGTCTACACGTACACAGCGCTCGGCTCGCTGGAGACCATGACGAGCCCGCGCGGCAAGGTCACCAGGTACGGGTACGACACCGCGGGCAACCGGACGTCGGTCACCACGCCGCTGGGCAAGAAGACGACGTTCACGTACGACAAGGCGGGTCGCGTCCTGACCAGGACGGACCCGCGCGGGAACACCTCCGGCGCCGACCCGGCCGCGTACACCACGAAGTACACCTATGACGGCCGCGGTCTGCTCAGCTCGGCCACGGACGCCCTGGGCCGTACGACGACCTACGAGTACAACGGCGCCGAGCAGTTGACGGCGGTGCGCAACCCGGCGGGCGACACCGCCACGCTCGGCTACGACGACGTGGGGAACCTGACCCGGACCACCGACCAGGCAGGCAAGTCCCTCACCCGCACCTACGACGCAAGCGGACGGCTCGCCTCCGAGACCGACGCGGCCGGCGGCAAGACCACCTACACCTACGACAAGGTGGGCCGACTGCTCAGCAGCGTCTCGCCGCGCGGGAACGTCTCCGGCACCGACCCTGCCGCCTACACCACGTCCTATGTGTATGACGCGGTCGGCAACCTTACCGAGACCACCGGTCCCACCGGCGCGATCACGAAGACGACCTACGACGCGATCAACCGGCCGCTCGTGGTCACCGACCCGCTGGGCCACACCACCGGCTACACCTACGACGCCAACGACAACGTCACCAAGACCACCGACGCCGCAGGCAAGACGACCACCGCGGTCCACGACAAGAACAACCGTCTCAGTAGCAGCACCGACCAGCTGGGCAAGACCACGACCTACGCCTACGACGCCGACGGCAACCTGCTCAGCCGCACCTCCCCGCTCGGCCACAAGTCGAGCTGGACCTACGACAGCGACGGCCGCCAGGCCACCGCGGTCGATCCGCGCGGCAACGCCACCGGCGCCGACCCCGCCCAGTACACGACGACGTACGGCTACGACCCGGCGGGCAACCCCACCAAGGTCACCAACCCGCTCGGCGGTGTGACCACCACCGCCTACGACGCTCTCGGTAAGCTCGTCGAGCGTAAGGACGCCGACGGGCGCATCACCTCATACGGCTACGACGACCTGGACCAGCTGACCAAGGTCACCGCCCCCGACGGCGCGGTCACCGCCTACGGTTACGACAAGCTCGGCAACCTCACCGAACGCACCGACGCCAACGGCCACGTCACCGCGTACGGCTACGACGCGACACACCGCCTCACCTCGGTCACCGACCCGCTGGAACGGAAGACGACCTACGCGTATGACGCGGAGGGCAACGTCACCGGGAAAACCACGCCCCGCGGCACCACCGGGTACACCTACGACCCGCGCGGTCTGCTCACCAAGATCGACTACTCCGACGCCACCCCTGACGCGACCTTCGGCTACGACGACGCCGGGCAGCTGACCGCCCGCGCGAACTCCAAGATCACCGAGGACTTCGTCTACGACTCGGTCGGCAATCTGACCAAGACGCGCGGCTTCGCCTACACCTATGACGCCGCCGGGCAGATGCTCACCCGCAAGTACTCCGACGGCAACACGATCACGTACACGTACGACGCCGACGGCCGCACCGCGACGATGGCGGCCGACGGCAAGGCCACCAGGTACACCTGGGACCCGACGGGCAACCTGGTCACATCGGCCCTGCCCAACACCGAGACCGAGGACCGCACGTACGACCGGGCGGGCCGGGTCACCGCGGTGACCGCCACCAAGGCGGGCGCCACGGTCACCAAGACGGCGATGACGCTGTCCGCGGCGGGCCTGCCCTCGCGTGTCGACGTCACCCGGGCCGGCGTCGGCACCGGCGGTTACGACCTCACCTACGACGCGGCCGGCCGGCTCACCTCCGGCTGCGCGCCGCAGCCCTGGGTCACCGGCTGCGCCGCCGGCCGCACCACGTCCTACACCTACGACAAGGTCGGCAACCGGCTGACCTCCACCCTGGGCACCGTCTCGACCAGCTACGCCTACGACGCGGCCGACCAGCTCACCTCGACCACCACCGGCACCACGACCACCGCCTACGACCACGACGCCGAGGGCAACCGGACCAAGGCCGGCGCCGATACCTACACCTACGACCTGGCCGGACAGATCTCCGCCGCCACCGTCGGGGGCGCCGCCTACACCTACGACCACGACGCGAGTGGCAACCAGGTCGCCACCCTCAAGGACGGCACGGTCACCCACCGTACCCAGTGGGACCCCAACGCACCGCTGCCGATCCTGGCCACCGAGTACGACAGTGCCTGGGCGGTCAAGCAGTCCTATCGCTACGACCCGCTCGGTCAGCCCACCGCCACCAAAACCGGCGCCGGGGCGCTCTTCTTCTACCACCACGACATCCAGGGCTCCCCGGTCGACGTCGCCGGCAGCACCGGGACCCTCTACCAGCGCTGGGCCTACGACTCGTTCGGCACCCGCGTCCTGAACACCACCACCAGCGGCGCGCCCGCGAGCACCCCGTCGTACACCGGCGCCCGGTACGAGACCAGCACCGGCAATCTCGACCTGCACGCCCGCCAGTACGACACCGCCACCGGCCGCTTCACGCGGTCCGATCCGGCCGCCCGGGATCTGTCGACGCCGTACGTGTCCGCGTACGCCTACGCCGACAACGTGCCCAGCATGCTCACCGACCCCAGCGGTCTGACCCCTGACGACCCGAACAACGACCGGGTCGACAGTCTCGGCGAGGCGCTCGGCATCTTCGGTGACGCCTTCGTCGACGTCGCCAAGTCGCCGTTCGTGTTCCTCGGGGACTTGGAGGACGCGTTCACCGGCGAGAACGGCGGCGCGGACGCGTTCATCGACAAGTACCTTCCCGTCCGACCCGCCTACCGGCTCTACCGCGCCGAGTACATGCTCCGGCAGCAGGGCTGCGACGCGCTCGCCGACCTGTACGCGGAGACCACCGACGAACTCGCCCAGCAACTGGTCCTCACCGGGGTCGGCGGGCTGACCGGGTGGCGGCGGACCGCGGTTGCCACGGAGCGGGAGCTGCAGTCCGGCGGTTCGTCCTTCCGGCGGCCGCGCAGCGAGATGGACTTCGAGCTGGAATGGGCGGACCACGCCTATGACGCGATCCGCACCAACGCCCAGCTCGACCGGGTGGCGCAGACCGCAGCGTCGCGCGGCTATTCCGCGGCCGACATCAATCAGATTTACAACCACCTGTTCGTCGAATTGCATCAGCTCGACGCGGGAATGCTGCGATTCGACGCCAATCCGCGTATCGCCAAGGCCTGGGAACGCCTCCAGAACGGAAATCCGCACCCCAGCGATTTCGATCTGCTCGCGCATGAACTGTACGAGTCGAACTGGATGCGTCAGCACGGCGACCAGAACTATCGCCGCGCCCACCAAGCGACCCTGGACGCTGGCCGCACCTGGAACGAACATGCGCCCGCGGCGGACGGTATAGGATTCAGGTGA
- a CDS encoding TetR/AcrR family transcriptional regulator gives MGRPRTPLLDRERIGATALELIDEQGEFSVPQVARRLGVQTGSVYHHVDGRAGVIELVRERVSASIDTATLDLRPWDRALTAWARSYRAAFAAHPHTIPLLMTSPVRAPKVLAQYEHAVRLLLKTGFPVARVMTVITALENLVLGSALDLAAPETMWELPQDSPETAKLAEALAATGPRRADAAFELALEAFVAHCRSHVGPPSGPSTDSSPSAPSGAGAPSSNLSGNPSSPSGA, from the coding sequence ATGGGACGGCCGCGCACACCGCTGCTCGACCGGGAGCGCATCGGCGCCACGGCGCTCGAACTCATCGACGAGCAGGGCGAGTTCAGCGTCCCCCAGGTGGCCCGGAGGCTGGGGGTGCAGACGGGTTCGGTGTACCACCATGTGGACGGCCGGGCCGGGGTGATCGAGCTGGTACGCGAACGCGTCAGCGCCTCCATCGACACGGCCACGCTCGACCTCCGCCCCTGGGACCGGGCCCTGACCGCCTGGGCCCGCTCCTACCGGGCCGCCTTCGCCGCCCACCCCCACACGATCCCGCTCCTGATGACCTCCCCCGTACGGGCCCCGAAGGTCCTGGCCCAGTACGAACACGCGGTCCGCCTGCTCCTGAAGACCGGCTTCCCCGTGGCGCGGGTGATGACGGTGATCACGGCCCTGGAGAACCTGGTCCTGGGCTCGGCCCTGGACCTGGCCGCCCCGGAGACGATGTGGGAGCTGCCGCAGGACTCCCCGGAGACGGCGAAACTGGCGGAGGCCCTGGCGGCGACGGGCCCGAGAAGAGCGGACGCGGCCTTCGAACTGGCCCTGGAGGCATTCGTGGCCCACTGCCGGTCCCACGTGGGCCCGCCTTCCGGCCCGTCCACCGATTCCAGCCCGTCCGCCCCATCCGGCGCGGGCGCCCCCTCCTCCAACCTGTCCGGGAACCCCTCCAGCCCGTCCGGCGCTTGA